The following proteins are encoded in a genomic region of Ornithinibacillus sp. 4-3:
- a CDS encoding histidinol-phosphatase HisJ family protein, protein MLTDYHVHMAETGKFTIDYFKEYLEKAKRAGIQELGISEHAYFFYETKNILSNPWVDNRRHLHFKDYQAFFDAVRQADLPIKMGIEMDYTPGKEKEMEAFINQHPFDYVIGSVHWIKDWGIDLADFKEEYEHRNIEEAYRQYYDQIITLANSKLFDFVGHIDLIKIFGYKPEDQAFLEAEYDRVVEALANSDTCIEISSAGLRKPVGEIYPDPIFLKKCHDAGVGIVLCSDAHMPKHVGYAYDQSLELARSVGYQEVQTFQQRKRTAHPLG, encoded by the coding sequence ATGTTAACCGATTACCATGTTCATATGGCAGAAACAGGAAAATTTACAATCGATTATTTTAAAGAATATCTAGAAAAAGCAAAACGAGCAGGCATTCAAGAGCTTGGTATTTCTGAGCATGCCTACTTCTTCTATGAAACAAAAAACATCTTATCAAACCCATGGGTAGACAATCGTCGTCATTTACATTTCAAAGATTACCAAGCTTTTTTCGATGCAGTGAGACAAGCAGACCTCCCTATTAAAATGGGAATAGAAATGGACTATACTCCAGGTAAAGAAAAAGAAATGGAAGCATTCATTAATCAACACCCTTTTGATTATGTGATTGGCTCTGTACATTGGATCAAGGATTGGGGAATTGATTTAGCTGATTTCAAAGAGGAGTACGAGCATCGGAATATTGAGGAAGCGTATCGTCAATATTATGATCAAATTATTACCTTAGCAAATTCTAAACTATTTGATTTTGTTGGTCATATTGATTTAATCAAAATCTTTGGCTATAAACCAGAAGATCAGGCATTCTTAGAAGCAGAATATGATCGTGTGGTAGAAGCACTCGCTAATTCTGACACTTGTATTGAGATTAGCTCGGCAGGATTACGCAAGCCAGTTGGAGAAATTTATCCAGATCCGATTTTTCTAAAAAAATGTCATGATGCTGGAGTTGGTATTGTATTATGCTCTGATGCCCATATGCCAAAGCATGTTGGTTATGCATATGATCAATCCCTTGAGCTGGCTCGTTCT
- the proS gene encoding proline--tRNA ligase: protein MEDDFPQWYTDVVKQAELVDYGQVRGTMIIKPYGYAIWENVKNELDRMFKETGHTNVAFPLFIPESLLQREKDHVEGFAPEVAWVTHGGDEKLAERLAVRPTSEVLFCDYYSNNIHSYRDLPKLYNQWSNVVRWEKTTRPFLRSSEFHWQEGHTAHATEAEAIEETNRMLEIYAKLAEEYLAIPVLKGKKTDKEKFAGAEFTLTIEAMMHDGKALQSGTSHNFGTGFAEAFDITYLDKEGKSQFVHQTSWGVSTRIMGAIIMVHGDDRGLVVPPRIAPTQAMIVPIAQHKEGVLDKAYDLRDQLKEIIRVDIDASDNMPGWKFNESEMKGYPVRIEIGPKDIEKEQVVLVRRDTGEKEFVAMAELEERLPALLEEIQQNLYDKALAHRLEKTYTATTMEEFKQIFAEKTGFVKAMWCGDTACEEKIKEDLSVTSRCIPFEKESVGDTCVFCAKPAKELVYWAKAY from the coding sequence ATGGAAGATGACTTCCCACAATGGTATACAGATGTAGTGAAGCAAGCGGAATTAGTTGATTATGGTCAAGTTCGTGGAACAATGATTATCAAGCCATATGGCTATGCTATTTGGGAAAATGTAAAAAATGAATTAGATCGTATGTTTAAAGAAACAGGGCATACCAATGTAGCATTTCCATTATTTATTCCGGAAAGTCTCCTGCAAAGAGAGAAAGATCATGTCGAAGGTTTTGCTCCTGAGGTAGCTTGGGTAACACATGGTGGAGACGAAAAATTAGCTGAGCGTTTGGCAGTACGCCCAACATCAGAAGTGCTTTTCTGTGATTATTATTCAAATAATATTCATTCTTATCGTGATCTTCCAAAACTATATAATCAATGGTCAAATGTTGTTCGTTGGGAAAAAACAACACGCCCATTCTTGCGCTCTTCTGAATTTCATTGGCAAGAAGGACATACAGCACATGCGACAGAAGCAGAGGCAATAGAAGAAACAAATCGTATGCTTGAAATTTATGCGAAATTAGCAGAAGAATATTTGGCGATTCCAGTTCTTAAAGGGAAGAAAACAGATAAAGAAAAATTTGCAGGTGCAGAGTTTACATTAACAATCGAAGCAATGATGCATGATGGTAAAGCATTGCAATCAGGAACATCTCATAATTTTGGTACTGGGTTTGCAGAAGCTTTTGATATTACGTATCTTGATAAAGAAGGAAAGAGCCAATTTGTACACCAAACATCATGGGGTGTATCAACACGTATTATGGGTGCAATTATTATGGTACACGGTGATGATCGTGGTTTAGTAGTTCCGCCACGTATTGCGCCAACACAAGCAATGATTGTTCCAATTGCACAGCATAAAGAAGGTGTACTAGATAAGGCTTATGATTTACGTGATCAATTGAAAGAAATTATTCGTGTGGATATTGATGCTAGTGATAATATGCCAGGCTGGAAGTTCAACGAAAGCGAAATGAAAGGTTATCCAGTTCGTATTGAAATAGGTCCAAAAGATATTGAAAAAGAACAAGTAGTACTTGTTCGCCGCGATACTGGAGAGAAAGAATTTGTTGCAATGGCGGAACTAGAAGAACGTCTACCAGCATTGCTCGAAGAAATTCAACAAAACTTATATGATAAAGCGTTAGCACATCGTTTGGAGAAAACATATACAGCAACAACAATGGAAGAATTTAAACAAATCTTTGCAGAAAAAACTGGATTTGTAAAAGCAATGTGGTGTGGAGATACTGCTTGTGAAGAGAAGATTAAAGAAGATTTAAGTGTAACTTCACGTTGTATCCCATTTGAAAAAGAAAGTGTTGGAGATACATGTGTCTTCTGTGCGAAACCAGCAAAAGAACTTGTTTATTGGGCAAAAGCATATTAA
- a CDS encoding DNA alkylation repair protein: MDDKKSTEIKYASKAENILSQIHSKTKLGDLRKIAKEIKKDHELAMELWSTEAFLPRLLAILIMDKKLLSQDVLNKLDKDMQIHTFDERNNLMDWLMANQLTKEKKNIALMESWENSPSALQRRAFWYYQGRLRWTGQTPPDNTTYLLSALEANITQEEPEVQWAMNFTAGWIGVYDEKNRARCIKLGEKTGLYKDEKVAKGCTPSYLPEFITIEVNKRRDK, encoded by the coding sequence ATGGATGACAAAAAAAGTACAGAAATAAAATACGCTTCAAAAGCGGAAAACATTCTATCTCAAATCCATAGTAAAACTAAGCTAGGTGACTTACGAAAAATCGCGAAGGAGATTAAAAAAGATCACGAACTAGCTATGGAACTTTGGTCAACCGAAGCATTTTTACCCAGACTATTAGCAATCTTAATTATGGACAAAAAACTTCTCTCACAAGATGTGCTAAATAAGCTTGATAAGGATATGCAGATTCACACTTTTGATGAGCGAAATAACTTAATGGATTGGTTAATGGCTAACCAGCTCACCAAAGAAAAGAAAAACATTGCATTGATGGAGTCATGGGAAAATAGCCCTTCTGCTCTGCAAAGGCGAGCTTTCTGGTATTATCAAGGGCGATTGAGATGGACTGGACAAACACCACCTGATAACACCACATATTTGTTATCTGCATTAGAAGCTAATATTACACAGGAAGAACCAGAAGTTCAGTGGGCTATGAATTTCACCGCAGGCTGGATTGGTGTTTATGATGAAAAAAATCGTGCACGTTGTATTAAACTTGGTGAGAAAACGGGTCTTTACAAAGATGAAAAAGTAGCAAAAGGATGTACTCCCAGCTATTTGCCAGAATTCATTACAATTGAAGTTAACAAACGACGCGATAAATAG
- a CDS encoding thiol-disulfide oxidoreductase DCC family protein: protein MTAIILFDGVCNLCNNSVQFILKRDTKYMFSFASLQSDAGQRLLQQHDIPKNTDSFILIENGKVYDRSTAALRICKHLKGFWKLCYLFIVIPKPIRDYMYQFIAKNRYKWFGTKTACMLPTPDLRKRFLD from the coding sequence ATGACAGCCATTATTCTATTTGATGGTGTGTGCAATCTATGTAATAATAGTGTCCAATTTATTCTCAAAAGGGATACAAAATATATGTTTTCTTTTGCATCTCTGCAAAGTGATGCTGGACAAAGGTTATTACAGCAACATGATATTCCAAAGAACACTGATAGTTTTATTCTTATCGAAAATGGAAAAGTTTATGATAGATCAACTGCTGCCTTACGCATTTGCAAGCATTTAAAAGGCTTTTGGAAGCTTTGTTATTTGTTTATTGTTATTCCGAAACCAATTCGAGATTATATGTATCAATTTATTGCCAAAAATCGTTATAAATGGTTCGGAACAAAAACAGCCTGTATGCTTCCAACTCCTGATTTGCGAAAACGATTTCTAGACTAA